ATGAGAACAACGATGTCCAGAACAAAAGGTACAATGCCAGTACGGAAACAATGGGTACAATTGAACCGATTGGGACTGGTAGTGTGGCCGACATGAGTTTTGCCACTATGAACTCCTCGACGTTTTCTTTCTACAAGGGCAACGATTCCCTAGCGGTGCCTGATGGGCAGGGGCCGCCAGACCGGCCAATTATCGACAATCGCTTCATGGCAACCGCGTCCACGCTTCCAGAACTCGGAGTACCCACTTCGCGCACAGTTAATCGGTTCGCATCGGATAATTCTCTGAGCATTGCGGAGCTCCGGGGGCGACGCAAGTCCGGTTCGACACCATCCAAGTCCAGTTCGGAAGAAGGGTCGGGCTTTCATACAAGTGGAAATTCCACCCTTTCTTCGCATCCCACAGTAGCAAGCGGCAACTCTGTGTCCCAAACCATTGTTTTGGAAGATCAGTCTCTCGAACTGGATTTGAATTCCATGGGACTTTCGTCTGTGGAGATGCTAAAGGGAATGATCTTAAGTAGCAGTAACGATATGAGCTTGAACGACATTTCCGAAGAAAGTTTGCAGCAACTCCTATATCAGCACCAGCAACAAACAGGCACAGGTCTACGCGCTAGTCAACAAGATGCACAGCAGCGCCagaacgacgacaaaaacaacGATTCCTAACACTTTTACCACGGGCCTACTGTTAAATaatttttctttcacatgGGATACACAACCTAAACCACTACTTTTCAAACTCTAGGTAATCAGCATCAGCGTCTTAAGATACTTGTGGGTCGTACGTGGTGAGGTTTCTAGATCATCCAGAACCATTCCATACACCCTACCTTGGCGACCAAGATAACAGCTCACATCTCGGAATTAGAAAATCCCTTCAATTTCCTGTTTTCCGGTGAGCTATTTTCTTAGAGAAACGTTTTCGCGCCAACATGATTTCCCTCCCTACAGTATTCTTCAAAGTATTCGCAAAGAGGCATCTGATCACACGCTTGACAGGCCAGTCGACCCGAAACCGAAAAAAATCACGTGAACTCTATTGAGAGCCCCATTGCCACATCGCATTGATTCCACATCCCTTACCCGATTTGCTACTAAACATCATGGCAAGTTCACCGTCAGACAAATCTACCACAAGCAATCCCAGTACACCGGTCACCCCGGGCGACGAAACGACGATGGAAACGAATTCACCACTCTTGTCTCCCCAGTCGATGGCCAATGCAGCATTGGCGAACGCTGTGTTCGCTCAACAAGCGCAGCGAACGGTAAAGTTGGCATTTACCCAAGAGAAGGACATACCTGTGAACGAAAATGGCGAGACCGAACGACGAAAGCAGTTCagcgacgacaacaaagacgaagaacGGAATAACTGTAGTCACCAGCAGCTCGACAAGAACAATGCCGTTGAAAGCATTGTCAAGGATCCGAAATCTCGAATCGAAGCGATTTGGGGTAGCTCCAACTCAGACCATACAAACGCCTGGAAGACAACAGCCGAACTCATTCGTTCCGAAATTGAAGCCTTGCTTAAACTCGGTACCGAGGCCTACCAAGCCGCCGAGTTCCAAGCTCGGGAAAGCAAGCTTCTCCAGGACGAGCTTGACGGTAAAGACGACGAGTTGGAACGGCTTCGTCTAGCCGAATCGAAAGGCCGAGCTACTATTGTGGTGCGTACTTGTTTTTCACAGTCCTGACTGCTACCTATATGCCTAGACAGGCTGTTAAAAACCTGCAATGCTCTCCTTTAACAATGCGTCGTTATACACTTGTTTTCATCCCATTCCGACAGAACTTGCTGCGCCAAGGAGAAACGTCCAAGGTAGACGCTCGAGATGCCTCTCGTGCTGCTGTTTCGGAAGCTGGACTCCGTGCCGAACTGGGTGTCGTCACAGCGCAAAAGAACGAATCGCTGGGGCAGGCGGAGGGGCATAAACGCAAGGCCACTCTGTATGAAGACGAGCTTCGTCAAGTCAAAACAAAACTAGCACGCGTTGTCCAAGAGAAAATCCGAATAGAACGCGATCATCGTGCGACGCTTTCGTTGGCCAAAAGTTTTGATAGGTGCGTTATCGTTTTGCACGGAGCCTTTACCTACCTTCAATTTCTCAGCATTTCCTCTTTCACATACCAATACTGCACATTCGGTTGACAGCCACGTTTCATCCGATGTGGATTACTACAAACGAAAGGTCTCGGAGTTGAACGGGTACGTGCAGAACTTGAACGCTGTAGTGGCCGAAAAGAATCGCCAAATCGAGGACTTGCGTCGGCAGATCGAGCGCTCCATGTCTCAGAACCGTCTCGCCCAATTTCGCGCCGACACCCCGGATACTTTGACGAAATAAGCCACCAAGCTAAATCCGAGTCCAATTTAGGTTGATAGGCTGAACGTTCGTAGTTGTACAGCAAGTCGATACGCCTCCGACAGGGATGTCAGGTTCAAACCAGCATTGATCCAACACGTCATTTCTAGACTTACCAAGCCTGTTTTTTACGAAACTTCTGGTAAACCTCGCGTAGCATCATCTTTATCAATTACCCTTTCGGTATCAGATACATTCAAGGTTTGGTAGGTTTGCCGATTTATTGTCGAACCATTGGTGGAAAGCCACGAATTACAATAAGAAGAAATAGAACGTTTTTGGTATTCTACCAGGGGATCGGGTCCTTCTCCTTCGGCCCTGAAGAGGGATGCGGCTCGTACGTAGCCAAGAATCGCCAAGGCGCTGGTTGCCACCACTAGTGATGCCAACACAAACAGGTTGTGTAGCGAATTGTCTCGGTATTTGATACAGTACGCGCTTGGTGAGGAACAACTAAGACGCGACAACGAGCCGTAGCCAATCCCACTGGCTAGACCGTTTTGCGAAATTATATTCGCGAATGCTCCCTCTTTCTCGTAGGAAAAATAATCGGCAAACGTAGCTTTCAAAGTGCCTTCGAAGGTGGCCCTACCGATGCCTTGCAAAGAGTAGACGGCGACCAGTAGCTGCCAGTTCCACGACTCCAATGCGGGCCGGCATAGAAACGGCAAGGCTACCAACGCAAAGGCCACCGCCCCTAAAATGAGAATCGGGCCTTTTCCTGTGTGTTGGGCCATGCGACTGAAGCCTACACTAGCGAGGGCCGCAACGCCTCCGTGAAGGGCCACCAGTACCCCGACATAGCTTGAATTGGAGTCCTGCAAGGCCATCGGGACCACTTCGCCCGACACGAACGAATTCAAAAAGGCTCCGGAAAATCCGAATGCCGCGTTCAAGCCAATCATGTACTTCATCTTGGCGTCGCGAAGTAACAGCGAAACCGTCGCGGTAAAGGTAGAACACGGTTGCGTCGAGTCGTCAAAGACGGTGGGATACTCATGGACCCGGTACATACCCATGATTGCTACAATTACAATGCAACTGTAAATGACAAAAACAGCTTCCCAAGAAACCTTCAGTACGCGGATCATAAATGTCGACAACAAATTAAGTACGGTTTCCTCCCCCCAAAAAGACAAATGCAAAAATACCACCCAACAAACTGGTCGACGCTTCCCAATCTTGTCCAACCCGTAAGCTGTAATCTTCCGAGGCTTGCGTAAAGTACACCCCCTGGGAAGTCCACAACACGCCCGCTCCGACTCCTCCCAGGGCGGCACCCGATAGTGCCCATGCTTGGGCAAATTGAGGATGCACGGTTGACAACCCAAAACTAGCAACATAGGCCCCAAACAATATCATTCCGACAGTTACCGCACGTTTACTCCCCAACCGTTTGCCAGTCCACGAAGTAAGACCCAACACGGCGGAACTTGTGTAGGTGATGTAAAGGACGCTGGACTGCCAGGAGCCCAGTATGGACCCCAACCGTGCCGAGGCGAGCGCTAAACAGGCCAACGCAGCGGAGGGCACAGCCGCGACCAGGACAGAAAAGAGAACGAAATTGCGCCAGACTCGTTGGGCTCCCACGGTATCACGGGGGACATCGTGTAAGCTAGATAGTAATCCGGACGTGGTGTCTTCGTCTGATGTGGTGCTGTTGGCGGTAGTTTTGGAGGAATCTGTGTCGGTCGTAGTGTACAGTTCGAAAGATGAGCGGGCGGGCCGGCTGGTcatttccaaagcagccaatTCTCCGTCTTTCGTGCGCTCTTCAGCTCTCGCACTTGCATCTTCTGGAATCATATTCATTCCGATTCCAGATATTCTCTTCGTCAACGTACCATCACATCACGCAActcttcgttttctttggaGTCGC
The sequence above is a segment of the Phaeodactylum tricornutum CCAP 1055/1 chromosome 10, whole genome shotgun sequence genome. Coding sequences within it:
- a CDS encoding predicted protein, whose translation is MASSPSDKSTTSNPSTPVTPGDETTMETNSPLLSPQSMANAALANAVFAQQAQRTVKLAFTQEKDIPVNENGETERRKQFSDDNKDEERNNCSHQQLDKNNAVESIVKDPKSRIEAIWGSSNSDHTNAWKTTAELIRSEIEALLKLGTEAYQAAEFQARESKLLQDELDGKDDELERLRLAESKGRATIVAVKNLQCSPLTMRRYTLVFIPFRQNLLRQGETSKVDARDASRAAVSEAGLRAELGVVTAQKNESLGQAEGHKRKATLYEDELRQVKTKLARVVQEKIRIERDHRATLSLAKSFDSHVSSDVDYYKRKVSELNGYVQNLNAVVAEKNRQIEDLRRQIERSMSQNRLAQFRADTPDTLTK
- a CDS encoding predicted protein — its product is MNMIPEDASARAEERTKDGELAALEMTSRPARSSFELYTTTDTDSSKTTANSTTSDEDTTSGLLSSLHDVPRDTVGAQRVWRNFVLFSVLVAAVPSAALACLALASARLGSILGSWQSSVLYITYTSSAVLGLTSWTGKRLGSKRAVTVGMILFGAYVASFGLSTVHPQFAQAWALSGAALGGVGAGVLWTSQGVYFTQASEDYSLRVGQDWEASTSLLGGIFAFVFLGGGNPIMGMYRVHEYPTVFDDSTQPCSTFTATVSLLLRDAKMKYMIGLNAAFGFSGAFLNSFVSGEVVPMALQDSNSSYVGVLVALHGGVAALASVGFSRMAQHTGKGPILILGAVAFALVALPFLCRPALESWNWQLLVAVYSLQGIGRATFEGTLKATFADYFSYEKEGAFANIISQNGLASGIGYGSLSRLSCSSPSAYCIKYRDNSLHNLFVLASLVVATSALAILGYVRAASLFRAEGEGPDPLVEYQKRSISSYCNSWLSTNGSTINRQTYQTLNVSDTERVIDKDDATRGLPEVS